One Calditrichota bacterium genomic window carries:
- the metG gene encoding methionine--tRNA ligase → MSMTRYITTPLYYVNDEPHIGHAYTTILADVLTRYHRLFGNDARFLTGVDEHGQKILEAAAKTGLTPQAHCDAMASRYTGIWQALGIEYDVFFRTTHPEHQRFVQDVLSRLMVKGDIYTGEYAGWYCTPDERFWTEKDLVDGNCPLCGRPVEHLVEKNYFFRMGAYQNWLIDYIEQHPDFVRPGSRRNEVLGFLRQRLGDLCISRPVERLSWGIPLPFDPRYVTYVWFDALFNYISATRIHSPLKESDWPADLHLIGKDILTTHAVYWPIMLHAAGYEPPRSILAHGWWLTDRGKMSKSQGRVIRPLELTEKYGVDAVRYVLMREMTPGADAVFAEELLIERYNSELANDLGNLYSRLAKLWHKFDCASLQSGQRSHPWPVESDLEEKIAALHREVRYEIEEEIRPPAAVEKILSVVRGLNRQVEVWAPWKRGNDDPAGLAASLEWALRSLDLAAGLLAPVMPARMGLLHEAIGIGPKGVSPRVDVTLFPRIETKRETTDAARVGKSAAKPVQSESPQIGMDDFARLDLRAGVIVEAESIPGADKLLKLQVDLGYERRQIVAGIAKSYAPHDLVGRRIVVVANLKPALLRGIESSGMLLAASDGSRHYLIGPDGDAPVGSRVK, encoded by the coding sequence ATATCCATGACCCGATACATTACGACCCCGCTCTACTACGTTAACGACGAGCCACACATCGGACATGCCTACACGACCATCCTGGCCGACGTCCTGACTCGTTATCACCGTCTCTTTGGAAACGACGCGAGGTTTCTGACCGGGGTCGACGAGCATGGGCAGAAGATCCTCGAGGCGGCGGCGAAGACAGGACTAACACCGCAGGCGCATTGCGATGCGATGGCTTCGCGTTACACCGGTATCTGGCAGGCTCTCGGAATCGAATACGACGTATTCTTCCGGACGACGCACCCTGAGCACCAGAGATTTGTGCAGGATGTGCTCTCGCGTTTGATGGTGAAAGGCGACATCTACACCGGTGAATATGCCGGTTGGTATTGCACCCCCGATGAGCGTTTCTGGACTGAGAAAGACCTCGTCGACGGCAACTGTCCGTTATGCGGACGACCGGTCGAGCATCTGGTCGAGAAGAACTATTTTTTCCGGATGGGTGCCTATCAGAATTGGCTCATCGACTACATCGAACAGCACCCCGATTTTGTTCGTCCTGGATCGCGCCGCAATGAAGTGCTCGGTTTCCTCCGCCAGCGATTGGGCGACCTCTGCATCTCGCGGCCGGTAGAGCGACTGTCGTGGGGGATTCCCCTGCCATTCGATCCCCGGTATGTAACCTATGTCTGGTTCGACGCACTCTTCAATTACATCAGCGCAACGAGGATCCATTCGCCGCTGAAGGAGTCCGACTGGCCGGCCGACTTGCACCTAATCGGCAAGGACATCCTTACGACGCACGCCGTTTATTGGCCGATTATGCTCCACGCCGCCGGATACGAGCCGCCCCGTTCGATACTGGCACATGGTTGGTGGCTCACCGATCGCGGCAAGATGTCGAAATCGCAGGGCCGTGTTATTCGGCCGCTCGAACTGACCGAAAAGTATGGCGTCGATGCGGTGCGCTACGTCCTGATGCGGGAAATGACTCCCGGCGCCGATGCGGTCTTTGCGGAAGAACTGTTGATCGAGAGATACAACAGCGAACTTGCCAACGACCTCGGCAACCTCTATAGCCGGCTGGCTAAACTGTGGCACAAGTTCGACTGCGCGAGTCTTCAATCGGGCCAGCGATCTCACCCCTGGCCGGTCGAGTCAGATCTCGAGGAGAAGATTGCAGCGCTTCACCGGGAAGTCCGATATGAGATAGAGGAGGAGATTCGCCCTCCTGCGGCTGTAGAGAAGATTCTCAGTGTGGTGCGGGGACTCAACCGGCAGGTCGAAGTCTGGGCGCCCTGGAAGCGTGGGAACGACGATCCGGCAGGACTCGCAGCGTCGCTCGAATGGGCGCTGCGCTCCCTCGACCTGGCGGCGGGGCTTCTCGCTCCCGTGATGCCGGCCCGGATGGGGCTATTGCACGAGGCTATAGGCATCGGCCCGAAGGGTGTTTCACCCCGTGTTGACGTTACGCTCTTCCCCCGAATTGAGACCAAGCGTGAAACAACCGATGCCGCCAGGGTCGGTAAATCGGCAGCGAAGCCTGTCCAATCCGAGTCTCCACAGATTGGTATGGATGACTTTGCACGCCTTGACTTGCGCGCCGGAGTGATTGTCGAAGCGGAGTCCATCCCCGGCGCCGACAAGTTATTGAAACTACAGGTCGATCTTGGCTACGAGCGCCGCCAGATCGTCGCCGGCATCGCCAAGTCCTATGCTCCGCATGATCTTGTCGGTCGCCGGATCGTCGTTGTAGCCAACCTGAAGCCGGCATTACTGCGCGGCATCGAGTCGTCGGGCATGTTACTAGCGGCAAGCGACGGCAGCCGGCACTATCTCATTGGACCCGATGGCGACGCGCCGGTGGGTAGCAGGGTCAAATGA
- a CDS encoding AI-2E family transporter, producing MDESIDAASSEFASEASDDAATEQPKIDWKSRRIAPHWSLLAAALVLFAFLVDALRDHLSPLAMSVGILLLLYPSRRIRAIKPLLFLALLVSLLAIWWRLSSLLLPFLISFLLAYALSPTVEWFVRRGMPRLLVILVIALVVLGSMIGGGILIFPRLWLEVNHLAEVVPEWIEYIRDWGEGVLLPWLSAFNFPVESLWGEVKPRLPGLLQNVLRGVVDWSGEALSGVLDFAAGLFNLILIPVVTIYLLNDFPRLRRWIYGLFPENFKVDALAAYHGLNEAMSAYLRGQLLVSLFLALWIGGGLVLIAQLPYGLILGAAAGLFNLIPYVGTTAALILTLVVSFFQPDPVVTALTALAIFVTGQTIEGNFLTPRLVGDRVGLHPIVVIFIVLLFATLFGLIGMLVAIPTGAAARVLWDVWAARRRRIELNLS from the coding sequence ATGGACGAGAGCATCGATGCGGCTTCCTCCGAATTCGCATCGGAGGCGTCCGACGACGCAGCGACAGAGCAGCCCAAGATCGATTGGAAGAGCCGGCGGATTGCACCGCACTGGTCGCTGCTTGCCGCCGCGCTGGTGCTCTTTGCCTTTCTCGTCGATGCCCTGCGCGACCACCTGAGTCCGCTTGCGATGTCGGTCGGCATACTACTATTGCTCTATCCTTCGCGCCGGATCCGGGCGATCAAGCCGCTGCTCTTTCTGGCGCTGCTGGTCAGTCTGCTTGCGATTTGGTGGCGGCTCAGTTCGCTCCTGCTGCCATTTCTGATATCCTTTCTGTTAGCCTATGCACTCTCGCCGACGGTGGAGTGGTTCGTTCGACGCGGCATGCCGCGATTATTGGTAATACTGGTCATTGCACTCGTGGTGTTGGGCTCCATGATAGGCGGGGGGATTCTGATCTTCCCGCGACTCTGGCTCGAAGTGAACCATTTGGCAGAGGTCGTTCCGGAGTGGATCGAGTATATCCGGGACTGGGGTGAGGGGGTGCTTCTGCCCTGGCTGTCGGCGTTTAACTTTCCGGTCGAATCACTCTGGGGCGAGGTGAAGCCTCGTTTGCCAGGGCTACTGCAAAACGTCCTTCGCGGCGTCGTTGACTGGAGCGGTGAAGCGCTTTCGGGGGTGCTCGACTTTGCTGCCGGGCTCTTCAATCTGATCCTGATACCGGTTGTTACGATCTACCTTCTCAATGACTTCCCGCGTCTTAGACGATGGATCTATGGCCTCTTCCCGGAGAATTTCAAGGTCGATGCTTTGGCGGCCTATCACGGACTGAATGAAGCGATGTCGGCTTACCTACGGGGGCAACTTCTGGTAAGTCTCTTCTTGGCGCTTTGGATTGGAGGAGGATTGGTCTTGATTGCGCAACTGCCGTATGGACTGATCCTCGGCGCTGCAGCGGGACTGTTCAACCTCATCCCCTATGTTGGGACAACAGCGGCCCTTATACTGACCCTGGTGGTATCGTTCTTTCAGCCCGATCCGGTAGTTACGGCGCTGACGGCGCTGGCGATCTTCGTTACCGGTCAGACGATTGAAGGGAACTTCCTGACGCCGCGACTGGTCGGCGACCGGGTTGGTCTTCATCCGATAGTTGTGATCTTCATAGTATTGCTTTTTGCGACGCTCTTCGGACTGATCGGTATGCTGGTGGCCATACCAACCGGCGCAGCAGCGCGGGTCCTCTGGGATGTTTGGGCCGCGCGACGCCGACGCATCGAATTGAACTTGAGTTGA
- a CDS encoding response regulator, with protein MTTSGFTISAFAGKRLLIVEDEEMAREVLVQALEAMGFDTLAAGNGREALEVLKSNEVDLIVSDIYMPLMNGLDLLRTLRQEGSSVPVILITGFDPTDAYQIAREHGASGILVKPFRLMQLRGAIDDVFAAQTGV; from the coding sequence TTGACTACAAGCGGATTCACAATATCGGCTTTTGCCGGGAAGCGGTTGCTCATTGTCGAAGATGAGGAGATGGCGCGCGAGGTTCTCGTGCAGGCGCTTGAGGCGATGGGATTCGACACGCTTGCGGCAGGCAACGGCCGTGAGGCGCTTGAAGTGCTCAAGAGCAATGAAGTGGATCTCATCGTGAGCGACATCTATATGCCGCTAATGAATGGACTCGACCTGCTGCGGACTTTGCGTCAGGAGGGGTCTTCGGTGCCGGTCATATTGATAACCGGCTTCGACCCGACCGATGCTTATCAAATAGCCCGCGAGCACGGCGCCAGCGGGATATTAGTCAAACCATTCAGGTTGATGCAATTAAGGGGGGCAATCGACGATGTTTTTGCAGCGCAGACGGGCGTTTGA
- a CDS encoding UDP-N-acetylmuramate:L-alanyl-gamma-D-glutamyl-meso-diaminopimelate ligase, protein MSQGKLHYHFLGICGTAMAPVAIALHSRGNVVTGSDGACYPPMSRILREAGLTTREGYSPGNLPPDGIVVVGNALSRGNPELEAALDRNLPLVTLPDLVATEFLRGKRSLVIAGTHGKTTTTALVAHILRSLGRNPGWLVGGSSLDLPRSCAYDVGGEFVIEGDEYDTAWFDKRPKFLHYRPFHAILTSLEFDHSDIYPDITALESAFRRFAGLLPRSGRLVFCSDDLRLGRVVEAAHATPVAYGYGESADYRLCDPLVTAAGSSAILRHPDGRELRLQTCVPGRHNLLNATAALALVEAVGVDPESALGPIALFNGVERRLTHIPTGNGIALYDDFAHHPSAIRATLETLRSLHPKRPLWALVEPRSNTMVRRFFQHELAAALSIADRVFVAPLHREEQLPPDDRLDRTQLAADLASAGSSAFIASNLDDLEQGVTTDCPPDGIVVLLSNGSFGGLRDKLAQSLGRPANHHRSGVDL, encoded by the coding sequence TTGAGTCAGGGCAAGTTGCACTATCACTTTCTCGGAATCTGTGGCACGGCGATGGCGCCGGTCGCGATAGCACTCCACAGTCGCGGCAATGTGGTAACCGGCTCCGATGGAGCCTGCTACCCCCCTATGAGCCGTATCCTCCGTGAAGCCGGGCTAACTACCCGCGAAGGATACTCACCGGGCAATCTTCCGCCTGACGGCATTGTCGTAGTTGGCAACGCCCTCTCGCGCGGCAATCCGGAACTTGAAGCCGCGCTTGACCGTAACTTGCCTCTCGTCACACTTCCCGACCTTGTCGCCACGGAGTTCCTGCGCGGCAAAAGATCACTGGTCATCGCAGGAACTCACGGCAAGACGACAACGACGGCTTTGGTCGCGCATATCCTGCGATCGCTGGGACGCAATCCCGGCTGGCTGGTGGGAGGCTCCTCGCTCGACCTGCCACGGTCCTGTGCATATGACGTTGGCGGTGAGTTCGTGATCGAGGGCGACGAATACGATACCGCATGGTTCGACAAGCGTCCCAAGTTCCTGCATTACCGCCCCTTCCACGCTATCCTGACCTCACTCGAATTCGATCACAGCGACATCTACCCGGACATTACGGCACTCGAGTCGGCTTTTCGCCGCTTTGCCGGACTCCTGCCCCGGTCCGGCCGTCTGGTGTTTTGTTCCGACGACCTCCGGCTTGGCCGGGTCGTCGAGGCGGCACACGCTACCCCTGTCGCATACGGATACGGTGAAAGTGCCGATTATCGCCTCTGCGATCCGTTGGTGACTGCTGCCGGTTCAAGCGCCATCCTGCGTCATCCCGACGGACGGGAACTCAGATTACAGACATGCGTCCCGGGACGGCATAATCTGCTCAATGCCACGGCGGCACTGGCACTGGTTGAAGCAGTTGGCGTCGACCCGGAGTCGGCACTCGGTCCGATAGCCCTATTCAACGGTGTCGAGCGGCGCCTGACTCATATTCCTACCGGCAACGGCATCGCGCTCTATGACGACTTTGCCCATCATCCGTCCGCTATCCGGGCGACGCTCGAAACGCTACGGTCATTGCATCCCAAGCGACCGCTCTGGGCTCTTGTCGAGCCGCGCAGCAACACGATGGTGCGCAGGTTCTTTCAACACGAATTAGCCGCAGCGCTCTCTATTGCCGACCGGGTCTTCGTAGCACCTTTGCACCGGGAAGAGCAACTGCCTCCTGACGACCGGCTCGACAGGACTCAACTGGCTGCCGATCTTGCATCTGCGGGATCATCGGCTTTCATCGCTTCCAATCTTGACGATCTGGAGCAGGGGGTTACGACAGATTGCCCGCCGGACGGCATCGTCGTTCTGCTTTCCAATGGCTCATTCGGTGGACTTAGGGATAAACTGGCTCAATCACTGGGACGACCGGCTAACCATCACCGGTCAGGAGTAGATCTATGA